The Rubricoccus marinus nucleotide sequence CGATCCCCTCCGACGAATGGCTCGGCGTCTCGGCTGCTGTGAAAGACGTGGCGGACCTCTACCGCGAGAGGCTGGGCATCGAGAACGTGGAGGTTCTCAACCACTCCGGCGAGCACGCGCAGCAGGACGTGTTCCACCTCCACGTGCACATCCTGCCCCGCCGCGAGGGCGACGGCCAGGACACGTCGTGGACGGACCACCCGGAGATCGAGAAACGGTTCGACGCGCTCCTGGCCGCGCTCAAGGCGTAGGCCTCTGGCGCCAGAGGCCTGAAACGCAGCGAGGCCCGACGCAACCGCCGGGCCTCGCGAGAGAAAACAGAAGGGGCGCTTAGCCGCGCACGCCGCTCCGCTCGATCTTGAGCGACTGCCCCGGGCGGATGGTGTCGCCGGAGAGGCTGTTCCAACGGCGGAGGTCGCTCAGCGAGACGCCGTACTTCCGCGCGATCTGCGTCAGGTTCTCGCCT carries:
- a CDS encoding HIT family protein, with the protein product MDDCPFCAIIRGDADAWIVHETPTALAFFATGPAAEYHTLVVPKCHHADLFAIPSDEWLGVSAAVKDVADLYRERLGIENVEVLNHSGEHAQQDVFHLHVHILPRREGDGQDTSWTDHPEIEKRFDALLAALKA